In one window of Erinaceus europaeus chromosome 17, mEriEur2.1, whole genome shotgun sequence DNA:
- the CD248 gene encoding endosialin codes for MLLRLLLAWAASVPALGQAPWAAEPRATCGLGRCYALFPRRRTFLDAWRACRELGGDLATPRTPEEARQVDSLVEGNPAGGLLWIGLQRQPRQCQPQRPLRGFTWTTGDQDTAFTNWAQPATGAPCPAQRCAALEAVGTHRWVEGSCTLAVDGYLCQFGFEGSCPALPEEEGQAGPAVYTTPFHLVSTRLEWLPFGSVAAVPCSVGSEASLLCMKQPDGSVVWSRAGPLCPPTSCDHNNGGCEHECVEEPGGLLSCRCAEGFRLAADGRSCQDPCAQAPCEQQCEPGGPLGYRCHCRLGFRPAEDDPHHCVDTDECRIPGVCQQMCVNYIGGFECYCSEGHELEADGISCSPAGATGSRASQGLEEEENEEDEEQEEKEEEEEEEEEESWENYAPSWTEGPGIPWMDGSQTSDFGLASRPGFSEDRELLMSHLDPTGPSPLSPPRGPYHSEVLSVTRPAVALATHPPLLPSHWTPRVPARHPALPSAHHPIVISATGPPLAPVHRTPRVPARHPALHSAHQPIVISATGPPLAPAHQTSKLPTMVVPPIHQAPSSLDLSSSHQSPLISTKSPSRPPAHHSPMSSDTHMARTQFTPNLPPIPANHTPLVTTANAHQPPTEPEDPVIQAWAPHIPLSSTAQPPLTTTSTFPAPSGHEVSVPAATQSPASPNPLSSQSPTNQTSPIRTTHSHPRAADPTLAPRQLTPEAPTVVPTAAPTALGEASLAGRSRRDDRWLLVALLVPTCIFLVVLLALGIVYCTRCGPHAPNKRVTDCYRWVTQAGSKGPTDPTPHRGSLTGVQTCRTSV; via the coding sequence ATGCTGCTGCGTCTGCTGCTGGCCTGGGCAGCCTCGGTGCCCGCGCTGGGCCAGGCCCCCTGGGCCGCCGAGCCCCGGGCCACCTGCGGCCTCGGCCGCTGCTACGCTCTCTTCCCACGGCGCCGCACCTTCTTGGACGCCTGGCGGGCCTGTCGGGAGCTGGGGGGCGACCTGGCCACCCCTCGGACCCCGGAGGAGGCCCGGCAAGTGGACAGCCTGGTGGAAGGCAACCCAGCCGGTGGGCTGCTGTGGATTGGGCTGCAACGCCAGCCCCGCCAGTGCCAGCCCCAGCGCCCGCTGCGCGGCTTCACCTGGACCACGGGGGACCAGGACACCGCCTTCACCAACTGGGCCCAGCCGGCTACCGGTgccccctgcccagcccagcGCTGTGCCGCCTTAGAGGCCGTCGGCACACACCGCTGGGTGGAGGGCTCCTGCACACTGGCCGTGGATGGCTACCTGTGCCAGTTTGGCTTTGAGGGCTCCTGCCCGGCGCTGCCCGAGGAGGAAGGCCAAGCCGGCCCTGCTGTCTACACCACGCCTTTCCACCTGGTCTCCACCCGCCTGGAGTGGCTGCCCTTTGGCTCAGTGGCAGCCGTGCCCTGCAGCGTGGGCAGCGAGGCCTCTCTGCTCTGCATGAAGCAGCCCGACGGCAGTGTAGTCTGGTCTCGGGCTGGACCGCTGTGTCCACCCACCAGCTGTGACCACAACAACGGGGGCTGTGAGCACGAGTGTGTGGAGGAGCCGGGCGGCCTCCTGTCCTGCCGCTGTGCTGAGGGCTTCCGGCTGGCGGCGGACGGGCGCAGCTGCCAGGACCCCTGTGCCCAGGCCCCATGTGAGCAGCAGTGTGAGCCCGGTGGGCCCCTGGGCTACCGTTGCCACTGCCGCCTAGGCTTCCGGCCAGCTGAGGATGACCCGCACCACTGCGTGGATACAGACGAGTGTCGCATCCCTGGTGTGTGCCAGCAGATGTGTGTCAACTACATTGGCGGCTTTGAATGCTACTGCAGCGAGGGCCATGAGCTGGAGGCGGACGGTATCAGCTGCAGCCCTGCAGGGGCCACAGGCTCCCGGGCTTCTCAgggcctggaggaggaggagaatgaggaggacgaggaacaggaggagaaggaggaggaggaggaggaggaagaggaggagtccTGGGAGAACTATGCCCCCAGCTGGACAGAGGGGCCTGGGATCCCGTGGATGGATGGCTCACAGACGTCGGACTTTGGCCTGGCCTCCAGACCTGGTTTCTCTGAGGACAGAGAGCTGCTGATGTCCCACCTGGACCCCACAGGACCATCCCCACTCAGTCCCCCCAGGGGACCCTACCACTCCGAAGTACTTTCTGTCACCAGGCCTGCTGTGGCTCTGGCCACACATCCACCCTTGCTCCCTTCCCACTGGACCCCCAGAGTCCCTGCCCGTCACCCAGCCTTGCCTTCTGCCCACCATCCCATTGTCATCTCAGCCACAGGGCCCCCCCTGGCTCCTGTCCACCGGACCCCCAGAGTCCCTGCCCGTCACCCAGCCTTGCATTCTGCCCACCAGCCCATTGTCATCTCAGCCACAGGCCCCCCCCTGGCTCCTGCCCACCAGACTTCCAAGCTCCCCACCATGGTGGTGCCCCCTATCCACCAGGCCCCTAGCTCTCTGGATCTGTCCTCCTCCCACCAGAGCCCCCTAATCTCAACCAAATCTCCTAGCCGGCCCCCTGCCCACCATTCCCCCATGTCCTCAGACACCCACATGGCTAGAACCCAGTTCACCCCCAATTTGCCTCCAATCCCAGCTAACCACACCCCTCTAGTCACCACTGCCAATGCCCACCAGCCCCCCACGGAGCCAGAGGACCCAGTCATCCAAGCCTGGGCCCCCCACATTCCCCTGTCCTCaactgcccagcctccactgaCCACGACCTCCACATTCCCAGCACCCTCTGGACATGAGGTCTCCGTGCCTGCTGCCACCCAGTCTCCAGCATCCCCCAACCCCTTGTCCTCTCAAAGCCCCACTAACCAGACCTCACCCATCAGGACCACTCACTCCCATCCCCGAGCCGCAGATCCCACGCTAGCCCCTAGGCAGCTGACCCCAGAAGCCCCCACAGTGGTCCCCACAGCAGCCCCCACGGCCCTGGGCGAGGCCAGCCTGGCTGGCCGCAGCCGGAGAGATGACCGGTGGCTACTGGTGGCACTCCTTGTGCCAACGTGCATCTTCTTGGTGGTTCTGCTGGCGCTGGGCATCGTGTACTGCACCCGCTGCGGCCCCCATGCCCCGAACAAGCGCGTCACTGACTGCTACCGCTGGGTCACGCAGGCGGGCAGCAAGGGCCCCACGGACCCCACACCCCACAGGGGCAGCCTCACAGGGGTGCAGACCTGCAGAACCAGCGTGTGA